The following are encoded in a window of Prochlorococcus marinus CUG1417 genomic DNA:
- the leuS gene encoding leucine--tRNA ligase — protein sequence MISPNKQYEADTNLYNPSEIEKKWQSIWTENNLYKTDELTENSDKFYALSMFPYPSGNLHMGHVRNYVITDLIARFQRFKGKSVLHPMGWDAFGLPAENAAIERGISPSVWTKKNISHMKSQLKLLGLSVDWDKEFATCDENYYIWTQYLFLELYNSGLVYQKESEVNWDPIDNTVLANEQVDSEGKSWRSGAVVEKKLLKQWFLRITNYADELLKDLEKLDNWPERVKIMQDNWIGKSIGANINFNINTNPEKKITVFTTRPDTLFGVTYLAISVNHSLIKKISDQETIQDIENLKQYLKDNKNNELEKIGIKTSLIAINPVNSEPIPIWVASYVLDQYGTGAVMGVPAHDLRDFEFAKKNNIDIKQVIVKDKSDQRNELDNAYVENGYLINSNQYNGIANTIAKLKITEEGVNNGWAENKIQYRLRDWLISRQRYWGCPIPIVNCKKCGAVPLDQSDLPVSLPKDIEISANKINALGNNNNWINTTCPKCGIAARKETDTMDTFMCSSWYFLRYPSSKCSTKPFEKNQINKWLPVDQYVGGVEHAILHLLYARFFTKALRDNELFDIDEPFKKLLTQGMVQSAAYKNNKTGKYVSPSDIIDLSNPTDPIDNSKLEVLFEKMSKSKYNGIDPESVIKKYGADTARMFILFKAPPEKDLEWGDTDVEGQFRFLSRIWKLYINCAKDINSKSNSYPDKEKSLIKSMNIAIKEISNDILNNQFNTAISELMKFYNSLSNSINDVNNNLKIDALKTFSILLAPFAPHIAEEIWHLIGFKKSVHLEHWPSFNAEALKEDSYELVIQVNGKVRDKVNINNDMSEDQIKELTFKRPNILKWTLDKEIRKIIIVKGKIMNIVV from the coding sequence GTGATTTCTCCCAATAAACAATATGAGGCTGATACCAATTTATATAATCCATCTGAAATAGAAAAAAAATGGCAGTCAATATGGACAGAAAACAATTTATACAAAACCGATGAATTAACTGAGAATAGCGATAAGTTTTATGCCTTATCAATGTTTCCCTACCCTTCAGGTAATCTTCATATGGGACATGTTAGGAATTATGTTATTACAGACTTAATAGCTCGATTCCAAAGGTTTAAGGGTAAATCTGTCTTACATCCAATGGGTTGGGACGCTTTTGGTTTGCCTGCTGAAAATGCTGCGATTGAAAGAGGAATTAGTCCAAGTGTCTGGACAAAAAAAAATATTTCTCATATGAAGTCACAATTAAAGCTTTTGGGACTATCAGTTGATTGGGATAAGGAATTTGCTACATGTGATGAAAATTATTATATTTGGACTCAATATCTATTTTTAGAGTTATACAATTCAGGTCTTGTATATCAAAAGGAATCAGAAGTTAATTGGGATCCTATAGATAATACAGTCCTAGCGAATGAACAAGTTGACTCAGAGGGTAAATCTTGGAGATCTGGGGCAGTAGTTGAAAAAAAATTATTAAAGCAATGGTTTTTAAGAATTACTAATTATGCTGATGAGTTATTGAAGGATTTAGAAAAATTAGATAACTGGCCAGAAAGAGTAAAAATAATGCAAGATAATTGGATTGGAAAGTCAATTGGTGCAAATATTAATTTCAATATCAATACCAATCCAGAAAAGAAAATAACTGTATTTACAACAAGACCAGATACTTTATTTGGAGTTACTTATTTAGCAATTTCTGTAAATCATTCATTAATTAAAAAAATTAGTGATCAAGAAACCATACAAGATATAGAAAATCTTAAACAATATTTGAAAGATAATAAAAATAATGAACTTGAAAAAATTGGAATAAAAACTAGCTTAATAGCAATTAATCCAGTTAATTCTGAACCTATACCTATTTGGGTGGCTAGTTATGTTCTTGATCAATACGGTACAGGCGCGGTTATGGGTGTACCTGCTCATGATTTAAGAGATTTTGAGTTTGCTAAAAAAAACAATATAGATATTAAACAGGTAATAGTAAAGGATAAAAGTGATCAAAGAAATGAGCTTGATAATGCATATGTAGAAAATGGATATCTAATTAATTCAAATCAATACAATGGTATAGCAAATACTATTGCTAAATTAAAAATTACAGAGGAGGGAGTAAATAATGGATGGGCCGAAAATAAAATTCAATATCGTTTAAGAGATTGGTTAATATCTAGACAAAGATATTGGGGATGTCCGATACCCATTGTTAATTGCAAAAAATGTGGAGCTGTTCCTTTAGACCAATCGGATTTGCCTGTTTCATTACCAAAAGATATAGAAATCTCCGCTAACAAGATTAATGCTTTAGGTAATAATAATAATTGGATAAATACAACATGTCCCAAATGTGGAATAGCGGCAAGAAAAGAAACTGATACTATGGACACTTTCATGTGTTCATCTTGGTATTTTTTAAGATATCCATCATCAAAATGTTCAACTAAGCCATTTGAAAAGAATCAAATTAATAAGTGGTTACCTGTAGATCAATATGTTGGAGGAGTAGAGCATGCAATATTGCATTTGTTATATGCAAGATTTTTCACTAAAGCTTTGCGAGATAATGAACTATTTGATATTGATGAACCTTTCAAAAAACTATTAACGCAAGGAATGGTTCAGTCCGCAGCCTATAAAAACAATAAAACTGGTAAATATGTTTCTCCTTCCGATATTATTGACTTATCAAATCCTACAGATCCAATTGACAATTCTAAACTCGAAGTTCTTTTCGAGAAGATGTCTAAGTCTAAATATAATGGAATAGACCCTGAATCAGTAATTAAAAAATATGGAGCAGATACTGCAAGAATGTTTATATTATTTAAAGCACCACCAGAAAAAGATTTGGAATGGGGAGATACAGATGTTGAAGGACAATTTAGATTTTTAAGTAGGATTTGGAAGCTTTATATAAATTGTGCAAAAGATATAAATAGTAAATCTAATTCCTATCCAGATAAAGAAAAAAGTTTAATAAAGTCAATGAACATTGCTATAAAGGAAATTTCAAATGACATATTAAATAACCAATTTAATACTGCGATTTCAGAACTAATGAAGTTTTATAATTCATTATCAAATTCCATTAATGATGTAAACAATAATTTAAAAATTGATGCTTTAAAAACATTTTCTATTTTGTTGGCTCCATTTGCACCACATATTGCAGAAGAAATATGGCATCTTATAGGATTTAAAAAATCTGTACATTTAGAACACTGGCCTTCCTTTAATGCCGAGGCACTAAAGGAAGATTCATATGAACTAGTAATACAAGTGAATGGAAAAGTTAGAGACAAAGTAAATATTAATAATGATATGAGTGAAGATCAAATTAAAGAATTGACTTTTAAAAGACCTAACATATTAAAATGGACTCTAGACAAAGAAATAAGAAAAATAATTATTGTTAAAGGAAAAATAATGAATATTGTTGTTTAA